The Haloferax sp. Atlit-12N genome window below encodes:
- the panB gene encoding 3-methyl-2-oxobutanoate hydroxymethyltransferase, with protein MVTVRSIRAKAGSEPITMLTAYDAPTASVVDEAGIDVILVGDSMGNTALGYDSTLPVTVEDVASRTAAVARAADDALVVADMPFLSFGVDEASSVEHCGRMLKEADADAVKLECGPHTVDLTEHLVRLGIPVMAHLGLTPQRVKEVGYGRQGTDRDDAQEILDLAKAHADAGAFSLVLEHVPANLAKQVTEAIDIPTIGIGAGPDCDGQVLVVDDVVGMSDRTPPFAAQFGDVKSEMEKAVGAYRDAVEAGEFPADEHSHVEDDLDELY; from the coding sequence ATGGTCACGGTACGGTCCATTCGGGCGAAGGCTGGTAGCGAGCCCATCACGATGCTCACGGCGTACGACGCGCCGACCGCGAGCGTCGTCGACGAGGCGGGCATCGACGTCATCCTCGTCGGCGACAGCATGGGCAACACGGCGCTCGGCTACGACTCGACGCTCCCGGTGACCGTCGAGGACGTAGCAAGCCGGACCGCCGCGGTGGCGCGCGCGGCCGACGACGCCCTCGTCGTCGCCGACATGCCGTTCCTCTCGTTCGGCGTGGACGAGGCGTCGAGCGTCGAACACTGCGGGCGGATGCTCAAGGAGGCCGACGCCGACGCGGTCAAACTGGAGTGCGGCCCCCACACTGTCGATCTGACCGAACACCTCGTCCGCCTCGGCATCCCCGTGATGGCCCATCTCGGTCTGACCCCCCAGCGCGTGAAGGAGGTCGGCTACGGCAGGCAGGGCACCGACCGCGACGACGCACAGGAGATTCTCGACCTCGCGAAGGCCCACGCCGACGCGGGCGCGTTCTCGCTCGTCCTCGAACACGTCCCGGCGAATCTCGCAAAACAGGTCACAGAGGCCATCGACATCCCGACTATCGGCATCGGGGCGGGCCCCGACTGCGACGGGCAGGTGCTCGTCGTCGACGACGTGGTCGGAATGAGTGACCGCACGCCGCCCTTCGCGGCCCAGTTCGGTGACGTAAAATCCGAGATGGAGAAGGCGGTCGGCGCGTACCGGGACGCCGTCGAGGCCGGCGAGTTCCCGGCCGACGAACACAGTCACGTCGAAGACGACCTCGACGAACTGTACTGA
- a CDS encoding DUF5822 domain-containing protein produces the protein MQMTFVTTILVGSPIVAVLSVNAGLQTWGARAEFAIRVGAVIWFVTAVALFVYAKRTNAGDGGTPPEAELDTDIDAEN, from the coding sequence ATGCAGATGACCTTCGTCACGACGATTCTCGTCGGGTCGCCCATCGTCGCGGTCCTCTCCGTCAACGCCGGCCTCCAGACGTGGGGCGCGCGCGCCGAGTTCGCGATTCGCGTCGGCGCGGTCATCTGGTTCGTGACCGCCGTCGCCCTGTTCGTCTACGCCAAGCGGACCAACGCGGGCGACGGCGGAACGCCCCCCGAAGCGGAGTTGGACACCGACATCGACGCGGAGAACTGA
- a CDS encoding alpha/beta fold hydrolase: METASVDHHGRETAYRYRDAGGEGPTILCVHGSGGAHGVWRGQFRLANDYPVAALDLSGHGDSDDVNADIGYETLSAYVDDVVAVAEETDASVLVGNSLGGAVVLTLALERDLDLDALVLTGTGAKLAVLSDLLNWLDDDFDRAVSFLHGEDKLFHTDDEQLVKGSKAAMYDAGQAVTRRDFRSCHTFDVRDETEEISIPTLALVGEYDRLTPLSYHEYLAETMPDCELGTVEDAAHLAMLERPAAFNDAVKTFLDRRVA; this comes from the coding sequence ATGGAGACGGCTTCGGTGGACCACCACGGACGGGAGACAGCCTATCGATACCGCGACGCGGGCGGAGAGGGACCGACGATCCTCTGTGTCCACGGGAGCGGCGGCGCGCACGGCGTCTGGCGCGGTCAGTTCCGCCTCGCGAATGACTACCCGGTCGCCGCGCTGGACCTGAGCGGCCACGGCGACAGCGACGACGTGAACGCCGACATCGGCTACGAGACGCTCTCGGCCTACGTCGACGACGTGGTCGCCGTGGCCGAGGAGACCGACGCGAGCGTCCTCGTCGGCAACTCCCTCGGCGGCGCGGTCGTCCTGACGCTCGCGCTCGAACGCGACCTCGACCTCGACGCGCTGGTCCTCACGGGCACGGGCGCGAAACTCGCCGTGCTCTCGGACCTGTTGAACTGGCTCGACGACGACTTCGACCGCGCCGTCTCCTTTCTCCACGGCGAGGACAAACTGTTCCACACTGACGACGAGCAACTCGTCAAGGGCTCCAAGGCGGCGATGTACGACGCCGGACAGGCCGTCACCCGCCGCGACTTCCGGTCGTGTCACACCTTCGACGTGCGCGACGAAACCGAGGAGATTTCGATTCCGACGCTCGCGCTCGTCGGCGAGTACGACCGCCTCACGCCGCTTTCGTACCACGAGTACCTCGCGGAGACGATGCCCGACTGCGAACTCGGAACCGTCGAGGACGCCGCGCACCTCGCGATGCTCGAACGGCCGGCGGCGTTCAACGACGCCGTGAAAACGTTCCTCGACCGCCGCGTCGCATAA
- a CDS encoding type IV pilin — translation MPALSPSGRRSARGISPVVGVSLLVVIVVLLAAMVGVMVMGFEDVLSEPQPQVSFDVDYHPSGPDNGANGAYINITHEFGSIEDGSLVFVVDDANNRIAWEDVWTGGETVGPAGEYAHIDGAGSDSALKPICEAGQRYRVVIEHEGGSSSVLVDYEIPTEPTSKSAAC, via the coding sequence ATGCCCGCTTTGTCGCCCTCCGGACGCCGCTCGGCCCGCGGCATCTCGCCGGTCGTCGGCGTCTCGCTCCTCGTCGTCATCGTCGTCCTCCTCGCCGCGATGGTCGGCGTGATGGTGATGGGATTCGAAGACGTGCTCTCCGAGCCCCAACCGCAGGTGTCGTTCGACGTGGACTACCACCCGTCCGGCCCGGATAACGGCGCGAACGGCGCGTACATCAACATCACCCACGAGTTCGGGAGCATCGAAGACGGCAGTCTGGTGTTCGTCGTCGACGACGCCAACAACCGAATCGCGTGGGAGGACGTGTGGACCGGCGGCGAGACGGTCGGCCCCGCGGGCGAGTACGCCCACATCGACGGTGCCGGCTCCGACAGCGCGCTGAAGCCCATCTGCGAGGCGGGCCAGCGCTACCGGGTCGTCATCGAACACGAAGGCGGGTCGTCGAGCGTCCTCGTCGACTACGAGATTCCGACCGAGCCGACCTCGAAGAGCGCCGCCTGCTGA
- a CDS encoding DNA replication complex GINS family protein, producing MNVDDLRSVLRTERQKDSLQHLRESFYEDVAEFIAEQKAKREQKAEQLGTHYSPEIRRLTDEIETAEEVVTSIYERRVGKVVKAASFAAAGMSSETDGLTHEEKRLFDDLVDRIEENRGTVLSALEDVSAADSPKDGVSATDVTTAEPDAGVPGVESTPATSPPDAVDDSGPAIPPDEPDSEAAPTGTETDASGSGTATGDAAAGDVLADAMGGGTGDDTSNAESGAQTGTDRPATEAAAVSTDSGPSDSGPAVPPDEPDPETAAPSAGDTDTVEPSADDPLSGLADERETVRITADVGTILGVDEREYDLATEDVVTLPAANADPLVERGAAEKLD from the coding sequence ATGAACGTAGACGACCTCAGGAGCGTGCTTCGGACGGAGCGACAGAAAGACAGCCTACAGCACCTCCGCGAGTCGTTCTACGAGGACGTCGCGGAGTTCATCGCCGAGCAGAAGGCGAAACGCGAACAGAAGGCCGAACAGCTCGGCACCCACTACTCGCCGGAGATTCGGCGGCTCACGGACGAAATCGAGACCGCGGAGGAGGTCGTCACCTCCATCTACGAGCGCCGCGTCGGCAAGGTCGTCAAGGCCGCGAGCTTCGCGGCCGCGGGGATGTCCTCCGAGACGGACGGGCTGACCCACGAGGAAAAGCGGCTGTTCGACGACCTCGTCGACCGCATCGAGGAGAACCGCGGCACGGTGCTCTCCGCGCTCGAAGACGTGTCGGCCGCCGACTCCCCGAAGGACGGCGTTTCGGCGACCGACGTGACGACCGCGGAACCGGACGCCGGCGTTCCCGGTGTCGAATCGACGCCCGCGACGTCGCCCCCGGACGCAGTTGACGATTCCGGGCCGGCGATTCCGCCGGACGAACCCGACTCGGAAGCCGCGCCGACCGGCACCGAAACCGACGCCAGCGGCTCCGGGACCGCCACCGGCGACGCGGCCGCGGGCGACGTGCTCGCGGACGCGATGGGCGGCGGAACCGGCGACGACACCTCGAACGCGGAGTCGGGGGCCCAGACGGGGACAGACCGACCGGCCACCGAGGCGGCCGCGGTGTCGACCGATTCCGGCCCCTCGGACTCCGGCCCCGCGGTTCCGCCGGACGAGCCAGACCCGGAGACTGCGGCTCCGTCAGCGGGCGATACCGACACGGTTGAGCCGTCCGCCGACGACCCGCTTTCCGGCCTCGCCGACGAGCGCGAGACGGTCCGCATCACCGCCGACGTGGGGACCATCCTCGGCGTCGACGAGCGCGAGTACGACCTCGCCACCGAGGACGTGGTGACGCTCCCGGCAGCCAACGCCGACCCGCTGGTCGAACGCGGCGCGGCCGAGAAACTCGACTGA
- a CDS encoding translation initiation factor eIF-2B — translation MIDETIEEIREMQTHSSSVVAVKATQALAELTERDYATVEEFERDLERNVGALKRANPSHASLYNALQDVLHSVQGEVDDLDEARELTLATIDRVVETVETGKRRAAQEAAATIEDGQTFLTHDYSSTVMEAVEIAVADGAELTAYVTEARPRFLGRKFARELAAIDEVEPHLMVDGASGMFLPKCDRVIIGMDCIVEETLYNRIGTFPLVAAANEVGVPVTVVGSSAKVVDGGFRFENEIRSPSEVMLEPVEGIELENPAYDATPVDLIDEVITDEGVIEF, via the coding sequence ATGATAGACGAGACCATCGAGGAGATTCGCGAGATGCAGACGCACAGCTCCTCGGTCGTCGCCGTCAAGGCCACGCAGGCGCTCGCGGAACTGACCGAGCGCGACTACGCGACCGTCGAGGAGTTCGAACGCGACCTCGAGCGAAACGTCGGCGCGCTCAAGCGGGCGAACCCGTCGCACGCGTCGTTGTACAACGCCCTGCAGGACGTGCTTCACAGCGTCCAAGGCGAGGTCGACGACCTCGACGAGGCGCGGGAGCTCACTCTCGCCACCATCGACCGCGTGGTCGAGACCGTCGAGACGGGCAAGCGCCGCGCGGCCCAGGAAGCGGCCGCGACCATCGAGGACGGCCAGACGTTCCTCACCCACGACTACTCCTCGACGGTCATGGAGGCCGTCGAAATCGCCGTCGCCGACGGCGCGGAACTCACCGCCTACGTGACGGAGGCCCGCCCGCGCTTCCTCGGCCGGAAGTTCGCGCGCGAACTCGCCGCCATCGACGAGGTCGAACCGCATCTGATGGTCGACGGCGCGTCCGGGATGTTCCTCCCGAAGTGCGACCGCGTCATCATCGGCATGGACTGCATCGTCGAGGAGACGCTCTACAACCGCATCGGGACGTTCCCGCTCGTCGCCGCCGCCAACGAGGTCGGCGTGCCGGTCACGGTCGTCGGCTCGAGCGCGAAGGTCGTCGACGGCGGCTTCCGCTTCGAAAACGAGATTCGTTCGCCCAGCGAGGTCATGCTCGAACCCGTCGAGGGCATCGAACTGGAGAACCCCGCCTACGACGCCACGCCGGTCGACCTCATCGACGAGGTCATCACCGACGAGGGCGTCATCGAGTTCTGA
- the priS gene encoding DNA primase small subunit PriS, translating to MDGRTREYLEGRFGDYYRSTDVPLPPAPGEREWGVIPWSAGGTRMHRHQSLLDLGDLSDYLARSAPRHVYFSSARFADPGAASMDDKDWREADLVFDIDADHLPGIDPETTGYADMLDAGKEALLDLLDLLEDDFDFEEMQAVFSGGRGYHVHVRDESVRGLDSEARREIVDYIRAIDLDFDALIETRQHGTTTQRVLRAEGGWGRRTHRRLLEFVDALLEMEEDAALSQLKELDGIGDGRAKTILGAFRNNPDAVREGNVEAGGPGVRTLVEALAHETVEDETSPIDEPVTTDTKRLIRLPKSLHGGSGLVVEPLDRDEIDDFDPLSDAVPDRFRGRDIAVKVTDSGEVEFDGDSFTLDSGVQSVDESLGVFLMTRGRAEKVTE from the coding sequence ATGGACGGGCGCACTCGCGAGTACCTCGAAGGTCGCTTCGGCGATTACTACCGGAGCACCGACGTTCCGCTCCCGCCCGCCCCGGGCGAACGTGAGTGGGGCGTCATCCCGTGGTCGGCCGGCGGCACGCGGATGCACCGCCACCAGTCGCTTCTCGACCTCGGCGACCTCTCGGACTACCTCGCCCGGAGCGCGCCCCGGCACGTCTACTTCTCGTCGGCCCGGTTTGCCGACCCCGGCGCGGCCTCGATGGACGACAAGGACTGGCGCGAGGCCGACCTCGTCTTCGACATCGATGCGGACCACCTCCCCGGTATCGACCCCGAGACGACGGGGTACGCCGACATGCTCGACGCCGGGAAGGAGGCCCTGTTGGACCTCCTCGACCTCCTCGAAGACGACTTCGACTTCGAGGAGATGCAGGCGGTGTTCTCCGGCGGCCGCGGCTACCACGTCCACGTGCGCGACGAGTCGGTCCGCGGCCTCGACAGCGAGGCCCGCCGCGAGATAGTGGACTACATCCGCGCCATCGACCTCGACTTCGACGCACTCATCGAGACGCGACAGCACGGGACGACGACCCAGCGCGTCCTCCGGGCCGAAGGCGGGTGGGGCCGGCGGACTCACCGGCGACTCCTCGAGTTCGTGGACGCGCTGTTGGAGATGGAAGAAGACGCCGCACTCTCGCAGCTGAAGGAACTCGACGGCATCGGCGACGGGCGCGCGAAGACGATTCTCGGCGCGTTCCGCAACAACCCCGACGCCGTCCGCGAGGGTAACGTCGAGGCCGGCGGCCCGGGCGTCCGGACGCTGGTGGAGGCGCTCGCCCACGAGACCGTCGAGGACGAGACCTCGCCGATAGACGAACCGGTGACGACCGACACGAAACGGCTGATTCGCCTCCCCAAGAGCCTCCACGGCGGGTCTGGACTCGTCGTCGAACCGCTCGACCGCGACGAAATCGACGACTTCGACCCCCTCTCCGATGCGGTCCCGGACCGCTTCCGCGGCCGCGACATCGCCGTGAAAGTGACCGACTCCGGCGAGGTCGAGTTCGACGGCGATAGCTTTACACTCGACTCCGGCGTGCAGTCAGTAGACGAGAGCCTCGGCGTGTTTCTCATGACTCGCGGTCGAGCCGAGAAGGTGACAGAATGA
- a CDS encoding Gfo/Idh/MocA family protein: protein MTEPLKIGVLGYRFMGKAHSNALARLPMFFPDAPDVERSVIVGRNEEALADAADRFGFESTATDWRDVVDDVDVFYNLGPNHLHAEPSIAALEAGASVFCEKPLAPTLDEAETMRDAARAADGVAGCAFNYRFVPAIRYAKGLIEDGELGEIRHVRGRYLQDWLVDPDAPWSWRNDAELAGSGALGDLGAHTVDLARFLVRDAAGDIERISGHLQTFVDERPVPGGDEYKPVTVDDAYTAQAEFGNGAVGNFEASRFADGHKNDHTIEIHGSEGSLQFSLERLNELEVKTGDARGYETVLVTDEDDPYLDHWWPPGHVIGWEHTFVHENYEFLSAVAEGGDFSPSFEDAYEVQEVLDAIERSDETGEWVSLG from the coding sequence ATGACTGAACCACTCAAAATCGGCGTCCTCGGCTACCGCTTCATGGGCAAGGCGCACTCCAACGCGCTCGCTCGCCTGCCGATGTTCTTCCCCGACGCGCCCGACGTGGAGCGCTCCGTCATCGTCGGCCGCAACGAGGAGGCGCTCGCCGACGCCGCCGACCGCTTCGGCTTCGAATCGACCGCGACCGACTGGCGCGACGTGGTCGACGACGTGGACGTGTTCTACAACCTCGGCCCGAACCACCTCCACGCCGAGCCCTCTATCGCCGCGCTCGAAGCCGGTGCCAGCGTCTTCTGCGAGAAGCCGCTCGCGCCCACGCTCGACGAGGCCGAAACGATGCGCGACGCCGCCCGCGCGGCCGACGGCGTCGCCGGCTGTGCGTTCAACTACCGCTTCGTCCCCGCCATCCGGTACGCGAAGGGACTCATCGAGGACGGGGAACTCGGCGAGATTCGACATGTCCGCGGGCGCTACCTGCAGGACTGGCTCGTCGACCCCGACGCGCCGTGGTCGTGGCGGAACGATGCGGAACTCGCCGGCTCCGGCGCGCTCGGCGACCTCGGCGCGCACACGGTCGACCTCGCGCGCTTCCTCGTCCGCGACGCCGCCGGCGACATCGAACGCATCTCCGGCCACCTCCAGACGTTCGTCGACGAGCGGCCCGTCCCCGGCGGGGACGAGTACAAGCCCGTGACCGTCGACGACGCCTACACCGCGCAGGCCGAGTTCGGAAACGGCGCGGTCGGGAACTTCGAGGCCTCGCGCTTCGCCGACGGCCACAAGAACGACCACACCATCGAGATTCACGGCTCCGAGGGGAGCCTGCAGTTCTCGCTCGAACGTCTCAACGAACTGGAGGTAAAGACCGGCGACGCCCGCGGCTACGAGACGGTGCTCGTCACCGACGAGGACGACCCCTACCTCGACCACTGGTGGCCGCCGGGCCACGTCATCGGCTGGGAACACACGTTCGTCCACGAGAACTACGAGTTCCTGTCGGCGGTCGCCGAGGGCGGCGACTTCTCGCCCTCGTTCGAGGACGCCTACGAGGTCCAAGAGGTGCTCGACGCCATCGAGCGCTCCGACGAGACCGGCGAGTGGGTCAGCCTCGGCTGA
- a CDS encoding CDC48 family AAA ATPase, with product MKLIVKPLKQKDAGRGLAAIDRAAAAELDLEGGDFIRIDGPNDGTAIARVWPGYPEDQGTGIIRIDGRLRQQAGVGIDERVDVEKADVKPAKRVTIALPQNLRIGGNIGTYIRDKLSGQPVAQGQSVQLPLGFGFMSASNQSVPIKIASTDPDGTVVVTDNTEFQVSQKPAEQIKDSAPGDDGGPSVTYEDIGGLDKELEQVREMIELPMRHPELFKRLGIEPPKGVLLHGPPGTGKTLIAKAVANEIDASFHTISGPEIMSKYYGESEEQLREIFEEATENSPAIVFIDEIDSIAPKRSEAGGDVERRVVAQLLSLMDGLDERGEVVVIGATNRVDAIDNALRRGGRFDREIEIGVPDRDGRKEIMQVHTRNMPLTDDVDLDAYADSTHGFVGADLESLAKESAMHALRRIRPQLDLDAEEIDAEVLEGLKVTEDDFRQALKSIEPSALREVFVEVPDVTWEDVGGLEPTKERLRETIQWPLEYPEVFQQMDMDAAKGVLMYGPPGTGKTLLAKAVANEAESNFISIKGPELLNKFVGESEKGVREVFKKARENAPTVVFFDEIDSIATERGRDSSSSGVTERVVSQLLTELDGLEALEDVVVIATTNRPDLIDSALLRPGRLDRHVHVPVPDEDARRAILDVHTREKPLADDVNLDKIASKTDGYVGADLEALAREASMNASREFIRSVEKEDIGESVGNVRVTMEHFENALDEIGASVTDDVRRRYEEIEERFQKSEVERDRETEVGRTFQ from the coding sequence ATGAAACTCATCGTCAAACCCCTCAAACAGAAGGACGCCGGTCGCGGACTCGCCGCCATCGACCGAGCCGCGGCCGCGGAACTCGACCTCGAAGGCGGAGATTTCATCCGCATCGACGGTCCGAACGACGGGACCGCCATCGCCCGCGTCTGGCCCGGGTACCCCGAAGACCAGGGAACGGGTATCATCCGCATCGACGGTCGCCTCCGCCAGCAGGCCGGCGTCGGCATCGACGAGCGCGTGGACGTGGAGAAAGCCGACGTGAAGCCCGCAAAACGCGTCACTATCGCGCTCCCGCAGAATCTCCGTATCGGCGGTAACATCGGGACGTACATCCGCGACAAGCTCTCCGGTCAGCCGGTCGCGCAGGGCCAGAGCGTCCAGCTTCCGCTCGGCTTCGGCTTCATGAGCGCGTCGAACCAGTCGGTCCCCATCAAAATCGCCTCGACGGACCCTGATGGCACCGTCGTCGTCACCGACAACACCGAGTTCCAGGTGAGCCAGAAGCCCGCCGAGCAGATCAAGGACTCCGCACCGGGCGACGACGGCGGCCCCTCCGTTACCTACGAGGACATCGGCGGTCTCGACAAGGAGCTCGAACAGGTCCGGGAGATGATCGAACTCCCGATGCGTCACCCCGAGCTGTTCAAGCGCCTCGGCATCGAGCCGCCGAAAGGCGTCCTCCTCCACGGCCCGCCGGGCACGGGGAAGACGCTCATCGCGAAGGCTGTCGCCAACGAAATCGACGCCTCGTTCCACACCATCTCCGGTCCGGAGATCATGTCGAAGTACTACGGGGAGTCCGAAGAACAGCTCCGCGAAATCTTCGAGGAGGCCACGGAGAACTCGCCCGCCATCGTCTTCATCGACGAGATAGACTCCATCGCGCCCAAGCGCAGCGAGGCCGGTGGTGACGTGGAACGCCGCGTCGTCGCCCAACTGCTGTCGCTCATGGACGGGCTCGACGAGCGCGGCGAGGTCGTCGTCATCGGCGCGACCAACCGCGTGGACGCTATCGACAACGCGCTCCGCCGCGGCGGCCGCTTCGACCGCGAAATCGAAATCGGCGTGCCGGACCGCGACGGACGCAAGGAGATCATGCAGGTCCACACGCGGAACATGCCGCTGACCGACGACGTGGACCTCGACGCCTACGCCGACAGCACTCACGGCTTCGTCGGGGCCGACCTCGAATCGCTGGCGAAGGAGTCGGCGATGCACGCCCTGCGGCGCATCCGCCCGCAGCTCGACCTCGACGCCGAGGAGATAGACGCCGAGGTGCTCGAAGGCCTCAAAGTCACGGAAGACGACTTCAGACAGGCGCTCAAGAGCATCGAGCCCTCGGCGCTCCGCGAGGTGTTCGTCGAGGTTCCCGACGTGACGTGGGAGGACGTGGGCGGACTCGAACCCACGAAAGAGCGCCTCCGCGAGACCATCCAATGGCCCCTCGAATACCCCGAGGTGTTCCAGCAGATGGACATGGACGCCGCCAAAGGCGTCTTGATGTACGGCCCGCCGGGCACGGGGAAGACCCTGCTGGCGAAGGCCGTCGCCAACGAGGCGGAGTCGAACTTCATCTCCATCAAGGGCCCCGAACTCCTGAACAAGTTCGTCGGCGAGTCCGAAAAGGGCGTCCGCGAGGTGTTCAAGAAGGCCCGCGAGAACGCCCCAACGGTGGTGTTCTTCGACGAAATCGACTCTATCGCGACCGAGCGCGGCCGCGACTCGTCGAGTTCGGGCGTCACCGAGCGCGTCGTCTCCCAACTGCTCACCGAGCTCGACGGCCTCGAAGCGCTCGAAGACGTGGTCGTCATCGCGACGACCAACCGGCCGGACCTCATCGACTCGGCGCTCCTGCGCCCCGGCCGCCTCGACCGCCACGTCCACGTGCCCGTCCCCGACGAGGACGCCCGCCGCGCCATCCTCGACGTGCACACCCGCGAAAAGCCGCTCGCGGACGACGTGAACCTCGATAAAATCGCGTCGAAGACCGACGGCTACGTCGGTGCCGACCTCGAAGCGCTCGCCCGCGAGGCGTCGATGAATGCCTCCCGCGAGTTCATTCGGAGCGTCGAAAAGGAAGACATCGGCGAGAGCGTCGGGAACGTCCGCGTGACGATGGAACACTTCGAGAACGCCCTCGACGAAATCGGCGCGAGCGTCACCGACGACGTGCGCCGCCGCTACGAGGAAATCGAAGAGCGCTTCCAGAAGAGCGAGGTCGAACGCGACCGCGAGACGGAAGTCGGTCGAACCTTCCAGTAA
- the bcp gene encoding thioredoxin-dependent thiol peroxidase: protein MLEIGDDAPDFELPDQRGDLVSLSDFRGEHVVVYFYPRADTPGCTTEACGFRDSWDEFEDRDATVLGISDDPVSDLDSFAEKYDLPFTLLSDEDGSVSSAYDSYGEKNMFGKTFDGVFRNSYLVGPDGTIERVYEGVSPDGHADEILADLDG, encoded by the coding sequence ATGCTCGAAATTGGCGACGACGCCCCCGACTTCGAACTCCCCGACCAGCGCGGCGACCTCGTCTCGCTGTCCGACTTCCGCGGCGAACACGTCGTGGTCTACTTCTACCCGCGCGCCGACACGCCGGGGTGTACCACCGAGGCCTGCGGCTTCCGCGACTCGTGGGACGAGTTCGAAGACCGCGACGCGACGGTTCTCGGCATCAGCGACGACCCCGTCTCGGACCTCGACTCGTTCGCCGAGAAGTACGACCTTCCGTTCACACTCCTGTCGGACGAAGACGGAAGCGTCTCGTCGGCGTACGACTCCTACGGCGAGAAGAACATGTTCGGCAAGACGTTCGACGGCGTCTTCCGCAACTCGTATCTCGTCGGCCCCGACGGGACCATCGAACGGGTCTACGAGGGCGTCTCCCCCGACGGCCACGCCGACGAAATCCTCGCCGACCTCGACGGCTAA
- a CDS encoding aldo/keto reductase: MEYTYLGDTGLEVSRLCLGCMNFGSSAEWMMNDRQASLDLLDSALDAGINFLDTANAYSRGESEEIVGEAIAERDREELAIATKVYFPMGDGPNKSGLSRKHIIDQAHASLDRLGTDYIDLYQIHRWDDGVPIEETLSALDYLVEEGLVRYVGASTMSSYQFTKALYTADVENLERFAAMQPEYNAVDRHEEANLLPVCEGEGVGVIPWSPLAGGFLTGKYERDAEVPADTRANSDEYTSNRFTDENWAVLDAIRSLAEEKDATPAQVSLAWLLHKPVVDAPIIGPRRLDHLEENIGALDVDLSEEDMERIEAPKTPRWPAPGKD; the protein is encoded by the coding sequence ATGGAATACACCTATCTGGGCGATACCGGTCTCGAAGTCTCGCGGCTCTGTCTGGGCTGTATGAACTTCGGCTCCAGCGCGGAGTGGATGATGAACGACAGGCAGGCGAGCCTCGACCTCCTCGACAGCGCGCTCGACGCCGGCATCAACTTCCTCGACACGGCGAACGCCTACTCCCGCGGGGAGTCGGAGGAAATCGTCGGCGAGGCCATCGCCGAGCGCGACCGCGAGGAACTCGCCATCGCGACGAAGGTCTACTTCCCGATGGGCGACGGGCCGAACAAATCCGGGCTCTCGCGGAAGCACATCATCGACCAGGCGCACGCGAGCCTCGACCGCCTCGGCACCGACTACATCGACCTCTACCAGATTCACCGCTGGGACGACGGCGTCCCCATCGAGGAGACGCTCTCGGCGCTCGACTACCTCGTCGAGGAGGGACTCGTCCGCTACGTCGGCGCGAGCACGATGTCCTCGTACCAGTTCACGAAGGCGCTGTACACCGCCGACGTGGAGAACCTCGAACGCTTCGCCGCCATGCAACCGGAGTACAACGCGGTCGACCGCCACGAGGAGGCGAACCTGCTCCCGGTCTGTGAGGGCGAGGGCGTCGGCGTCATTCCGTGGTCGCCGCTTGCGGGCGGGTTCCTCACGGGGAAGTACGAGCGCGACGCCGAGGTGCCCGCGGACACGCGCGCGAACTCGGACGAGTACACGTCGAACCGCTTCACCGACGAGAACTGGGCCGTCCTCGACGCGATTCGCTCGCTCGCCGAGGAGAAAGACGCCACGCCCGCGCAGGTGTCGCTCGCGTGGCTCCTCCACAAGCCCGTCGTGGACGCGCCCATCATCGGCCCGCGCCGACTCGACCACCTCGAAGAGAACATCGGCGCGCTCGACGTGGACCTGAGCGAAGAGGACATGGAGCGAATCGAAGCCCCAAAGACGCCGAGGTGGCCCGCGCCGGGTAAAGACTAA
- a CDS encoding Hsp20/alpha crystallin family protein codes for MSMQQFAGGNERFIRRYEYEDCWVIAADVGLSEDEVDVDIVGSTAIVVADLGDRVTETEFELPAGGDADVAVRNGVLTITLTK; via the coding sequence ATGAGCATGCAACAGTTCGCCGGCGGGAACGAGCGGTTCATTCGCCGGTACGAATACGAAGACTGCTGGGTCATCGCGGCCGACGTGGGCCTCTCGGAAGACGAGGTCGACGTGGACATCGTCGGGTCGACGGCCATCGTCGTGGCCGACCTCGGCGACCGCGTGACCGAGACGGAGTTCGAACTCCCCGCCGGCGGCGACGCCGACGTGGCGGTTCGAAACGGCGTGCTCACCATCACCCTCACCAAGTAA